One segment of Procambarus clarkii isolate CNS0578487 chromosome 1, FALCON_Pclarkii_2.0, whole genome shotgun sequence DNA contains the following:
- the LOC138363736 gene encoding zinc finger protein 358-like, giving the protein MEPPSLLAKVKEWCRTLSRVRWHDPLTINVDPTASDINSRLSGLDNLMPKDDHLGLDVDPMTLDMDPEALDLHPMTLDTDPTALDTYPTALDTDPNALYMDPTALDTDSTALDTDSTALDTYPTALDTDPTALYMDPTALDTDPTAIDTDPTALDTDPTALDTDSGGPTFPTYIRNAVNKLVCKFLGLLGYYIG; this is encoded by the exons ATGGAGCCCCCCTCCCTATTGGCTAAGGTTAAGGAGTGGTGCAGGACCCTGTCCCGTGTGAGATGGCATGATCCTTTGACTATCAATGTGGACCCCACGGCCTCTGATATCAACTCCCGGCTCAGTGGATTGGACAACTTAATGCCTAAGGACGACCACCTAGGCCTCGACGTGGACCCCATGACCCTTGATATGGACCCGGAGGCCCTTGACTTGCACCCCATGACCCTTGACACGGACCCCACTGCCCTTGACACGTACCCCACTGCCCTTGACACGGACCCCAATGCCCTCTACATGGACCCCACTGCCCTTGACACGGACTCCACTGCCCTTGACACGGACTCCACTGCCCTTGACACGTACCCCACTGCCCTTGACACGGACCCCACTGCCCTCTACATGGACCCCACTGCCCTTGACACGGACCCCACTGCCATTGACACGGACCCCACTGCCCTTGACACGGACCCCACTGCCCTTGACACGGACAGTGGGGGTCCCACTTTCCccacatatatcagaaacg ctgtcaataaactggtgtgcAAGTTCCTGGGCCTGTTGGGCTATTATATTGGATGA